In a single window of the Eshraghiella crossota genome:
- a CDS encoding Ig-like domain-containing protein — translation MKFLNLIKKHWKASSALVAIVILTVIFVVIVKASTVQLTVNLASINFTEGQNSQAITASVALNLDNDAGIVGWNWSMNDPEVATVSNNEGAGMVYSKGAGKTNLVVKYSLTDGTSASKSVPVTVPLVVNYSSINGILTAGAYGTVTCNAASTKNVEWSSSNSSVVSVAKDVGQSHNGGVATITAVSGGTATITASIPSDSLSYSFQITVGVSIIDDEITVNQNESKTIATNSNSASDVYWWTDDPEVATVSNGIVQGIYAGTTTAYASCKEGDYSGNAGDSITVKVPYVVNSPNTTVLVGDKLSFTTSAKPSEVNYASSNNNIIYYDQTTGMFNAVGTGTADISVTWRGDTRTVTVSVIDGISLSTSEISLNIGDSQKVTATVTNTTTPVHWSIADPAVASFNVEDDGLTVTVTALSQGNTGYTTLIASQEINGVVKTYSCRVNVLNPVNSLALLYNGAQITKEISIEKGNSIYITAFLNLGESTVPDNTKLSWVSSDNGIISVTPATTEGQQQLAEIKAVSGGKATVTVVSDDGLFIATADFYVTEGVTGIYLDKESVTAQMSLEKYQLKATITPETDGVDNTVIWSSLNPAVVTVDQNGLVTFVGPGETYVSATSAADTSKVAYCNFIITQQVEGVSMDFKSITMNVGDENRLTYVITPDNASNKNVTFSSSNENVVKVDNTGMVTAVSSGSATVIIQTEDGGYIDMTNITVLQPVKEIVLSQTEMTVKKGTIFWLNATVLPETSDNKKITWNTSDKSLATVDPDGKVTTLAVGTVTISCVSEDTGVVAYCVVEITEPVTGLTLNSYHEEIVKGTRFVIVPTVLPVEAPDKRVTYVSSDPEIASVDENGVVTGLKGGSCEIIVTTVESSLKATCTIQVKEYVSSIEIHNAKEIMNIGDTLQLSADVQTESASNRKVIWSTSNSGIATVDQSGKVTGITPGTVVITALAADGSGVSASVAIRVINPVTSITLSEGKITIYVGDTHNIVATIHPENASIKGIEWTSDDPTIAKVYSDGDVVGVAPGRTIVNATSTDTNEVVAHCTVIVKPIINASSISINSSEIIMLKGKTRKLTARLYPLNSNEGVNWLSTDTSVVQVDANGNIVTVGAGSCDVVAYSSSGTVEDHCTIYSIAMSHTDLKMEQYDTFNLYVDGAPRKVSWRTSNPRIASVTQNGVVTGRMPGECTITATIDGKTVSCFVKIYAVDPGKFINRRK, via the coding sequence GTCACAGTTCCTCTTGTTGTTAATTACAGTTCCATAAACGGTATACTTACAGCCGGAGCATATGGAACCGTTACATGTAATGCTGCATCTACCAAGAATGTAGAATGGTCTTCATCTAACAGTAGCGTTGTATCTGTTGCAAAAGATGTGGGACAGTCTCATAACGGAGGGGTAGCTACAATTACGGCAGTAAGCGGAGGAACCGCTACAATAACAGCTTCAATACCTTCTGATTCTTTATCTTACAGTTTTCAGATAACAGTAGGTGTATCTATTATTGATGATGAAATCACTGTTAATCAGAATGAATCAAAAACAATTGCCACAAACAGCAATTCAGCTTCTGATGTATACTGGTGGACAGACGATCCGGAAGTTGCAACAGTAAGCAATGGTATTGTACAGGGTATATATGCCGGTACAACAACAGCATATGCAAGCTGTAAAGAGGGTGATTATTCAGGTAATGCAGGTGATTCTATTACGGTAAAGGTACCTTATGTTGTAAATTCACCAAACACAACAGTTCTTGTGGGTGATAAGTTATCTTTTACAACATCTGCCAAACCATCTGAGGTTAATTATGCTTCAAGCAATAATAATATAATATATTATGACCAGACAACAGGTATGTTCAATGCCGTAGGAACAGGAACAGCCGATATTTCCGTTACATGGCGTGGCGATACAAGAACGGTTACCGTAAGCGTCATTGATGGTATCTCTCTTTCCACATCAGAGATTTCCCTTAACATTGGTGATTCCCAGAAAGTAACAGCTACAGTTACCAATACAACAACCCCTGTACATTGGTCAATCGCAGATCCTGCTGTTGCATCTTTCAATGTTGAAGATGACGGACTTACAGTAACAGTTACCGCATTGTCACAGGGCAACACAGGATATACAACATTAATTGCATCCCAGGAAATTAACGGTGTCGTCAAGACATATTCCTGCCGTGTCAATGTACTTAATCCTGTAAACAGTCTGGCACTTTTGTATAATGGTGCCCAGATTACCAAAGAAATTTCTATTGAAAAAGGCAATAGTATATATATCACCGCATTTTTAAACCTTGGTGAGTCAACAGTTCCTGATAATACCAAACTCAGCTGGGTATCATCGGACAACGGAATCATTTCAGTAACTCCTGCTACAACAGAAGGACAGCAGCAGTTAGCTGAAATCAAGGCAGTATCAGGCGGTAAGGCAACCGTAACAGTCGTATCCGATGACGGTTTGTTTATTGCAACTGCTGATTTCTATGTAACAGAAGGTGTTACAGGAATCTATCTTGACAAAGAAAGTGTTACGGCACAGATGTCTTTGGAAAAGTATCAGTTAAAAGCAACTATAACCCCTGAGACGGATGGTGTTGATAATACTGTTATATGGTCCTCTCTTAATCCTGCGGTTGTTACCGTTGACCAGAACGGACTTGTAACATTTGTAGGTCCGGGTGAGACTTATGTAAGTGCGACATCCGCAGCCGACACAAGCAAGGTTGCTTATTGTAATTTCATAATTACCCAGCAGGTAGAGGGTGTAAGTATGGATTTTAAGTCGATTACAATGAATGTTGGTGATGAAAACAGACTTACTTATGTGATTACACCTGACAATGCATCTAATAAAAATGTTACTTTTTCTTCATCTAATGAAAATGTTGTTAAAGTTGATAATACAGGGATGGTTACAGCTGTTTCAAGCGGCAGCGCAACCGTAATTATACAGACCGAAGACGGCGGTTATATTGATATGACCAATATTACCGTTTTACAGCCGGTAAAAGAAATTGTTCTTTCACAGACCGAAATGACCGTAAAGAAAGGTACAATATTCTGGCTGAATGCAACTGTACTTCCTGAAACTTCCGATAATAAGAAGATTACATGGAATACTTCCGATAAATCACTTGCCACAGTTGATCCTGACGGAAAGGTAACAACGCTAGCCGTAGGAACTGTTACAATCTCTTGCGTAAGTGAGGACACCGGTGTTGTTGCATATTGTGTTGTTGAAATTACAGAGCCGGTTACAGGGCTTACGTTAAATTCTTACCATGAAGAAATTGTAAAAGGAACAAGATTCGTTATTGTACCTACAGTTCTTCCTGTTGAAGCACCGGATAAGAGAGTGACTTATGTATCAAGTGATCCTGAAATTGCATCAGTTGATGAAAATGGTGTTGTTACAGGTCTAAAGGGCGGAAGCTGTGAGATTATTGTAACAACCGTTGAAAGTTCACTTAAAGCAACCTGTACAATACAGGTAAAAGAATATGTATCTTCCATTGAGATACACAATGCAAAAGAGATTATGAATATCGGTGATACATTGCAGCTCAGTGCAGATGTACAGACAGAAAGTGCATCTAACAGAAAGGTAATTTGGTCAACAAGCAATTCAGGTATTGCAACTGTAGACCAAAGCGGTAAAGTAACAGGCATTACTCCGGGAACTGTAGTTATTACAGCACTTGCAGCTGACGGAAGCGGGGTAAGTGCTTCAGTTGCAATAAGGGTTATCAATCCTGTAACTTCTATTACATTAAGTGAAGGTAAAATCACCATATATGTCGGTGATACACATAATATAGTAGCAACAATCCATCCTGAGAATGCGTCTATTAAGGGAATTGAGTGGACATCGGATGACCCAACAATAGCAAAAGTATATTCGGATGGTGATGTTGTTGGTGTAGCACCCGGAAGAACAATTGTAAATGCCACCTCAACCGATACTAACGAGGTTGTTGCACATTGTACGGTAATTGTCAAACCTATTATAAATGCATCATCTATTTCAATTAATTCATCGGAAATTATTATGCTCAAAGGTAAGACAAGGAAACTTACTGCAAGATTATACCCGCTTAATTCCAATGAAGGAGTCAACTGGCTGTCAACAGATACATCCGTTGTACAGGTTGATGCAAACGGCAATATTGTAACAGTAGGTGCCGGTTCGTGTGATGTTGTTGCATACAGTTCTTCAGGAACTGTTGAGGATCATTGTACGATATATTCTATTGCTATGAGCCATACAGATCTTAAGATGGAACAGTATGATACATTTAACCTGTATGTAGATGGAGCTCCTAGAAAGGTGTCATGGAGAACATCTAACCCAAGGATTGCATCAGTTACACAAAATGGTGTGGTAACAGGACGTATGCCTGGAGAATGTACAATTACGGCAACAATTGACGGCAAGACTGTATCTTGTTTCGTTAAGATATATGCTGTAGATCCCGGCAAATTTATAAACCGCAGAAAATAA